The candidate division KSB1 bacterium genome segment GCCGGTATGGGGAGCCGTAATGGCTACCAGCGGTCCATTGTCTGCAAGTTTGGCTTCATCTCTTTTTATCGCATGTGTATAAAGGTCTGGAGCGGATAAATTCCAATTAAGTTTCCTGAGGTTTTTTATTCCAGCATCCTCAAGCTGGTTTCTTAATTGATCAGTCCCTTGCATCTTTTCTATTCTCCATTTTTTAAGCTACAAACCAGGTATAATTTTAAAAAAACACACCCATTAAGGAATATCGGGCTCAAATTGAAAATAATAAGCCTATCTTATGTTAGCCATTATTTAGACATAGTTTTAACTAACCTGCAATTTCTTTATTGGGAATTTTTTTGTTCACACGGGGGTTTTCTTGTCAATCCACTTCTTCAAGTTCAATAATCTTAGCTTCAATCACTTTGATTACATCATCAACAACACGCTTCACTTCATAATCCGTAAATCGGAGAAAATGAATCCCAAGTGTTTCTAATTTATTCTGGCGTTCTTGATCTTTTAGTATTTTGTATTCATGACTACGACCGTCAATTTCAATGGCTAGCATCAATTCGTTACAAAAGAAATCAACAATGTAATTGTTCAGCGGTTTTTGACGATGGAAATCATATCCTCTAAGTTGTTTGCCTTTTAATTTTTTTCAGAGTAAAATTTCCGATAAAGTGCTATTATTACGTAAATTTCCGGCGAATTCCTTTAATTTTGGGTTGTATGCGATGATTTTTCTTCGAGGCATTTTTGTGATTTCCTTAACAATAACACACCCCTAAATCCCCTCTCAAGAGTGGACTTAGGATTTAATTGACTTCAATTGATTATTATTTCAATAAGGAATTTTTTTCAATTCATTCTTTACTATTTTGGGTTCAACTAAGAGATCATTGGCTACCTTGAATTAGTTGAATTGAATTGTTTATTGATATATTTGGTCTTATATAGCTATGAAATGTCCAATTGTCACCTGTTTAAGTCCCCTCTTGAGATTTGAGAGGGGATTTAGGGGTGTGTATTTATTTTGAGTATTCCCCGGTTATCAATCTAGCGCCTCGCTTGCGGGTAAAATAATTCGTGGCCCATTGAAATAGTACTAAGACTCGGTTGTCAAATTCAATGAGGTAGGCAATATGGATAAAAATCCAAAGCAGCCAGGCAAAAAAGCCATGGAATTTTAAAAAACCCAAATCGGCGACAGCCGCATTTCTACCGATGACGGCCAGGTTACCCTTATTGAAATATTTAAAAGGAGAGACATCTTTCCCTGCAATTCTATTTCGGATTAATCGAGCTGCATACAGGCCTTGTTTCATGGCTACCGGACTAACACCAGGCAAAGGGTTACCCGTCTGATGAGAAAAATTAGCCGAATCGCCGATGACCAGGATCTCAGGATATCCTTCAATGGATAAATCTTTCTGCACATAAATTCTGCCATATTGATCGGCTTTTGCTTCGGTTCGTTCGACCAGTTTTTGGGTAAATGACGATGCTTGAACTCCAGCGGTCCACAGAACCGTTTTGGTTTGTAATTTTACGGTTTTCTCTTTTTGCTGAAGGTGTAATGTGCCGGGTTCTATTTCTGTAACCATGCTGTTGCATTCAATGGTAACGCCTAACTTTGTAAGTGCCCTCTCAGCTTGTATTGATAGATTAAGTGGATAAGATTGCAAAATTCGATCAGTTGCTTCAACCAGAATAATCTTACTGTCGCCGGGATTGATATTACGAAAATCATGTTTTAACGTGGCTCGTGATAATTCGCCCAAAGCCCCTGCTAATTCAACTCCGGTCGGTCCGCCACCAATCAACACAAAGGTTTGCCAGGCTTTGCGAATCTCTGGATCATGCTCGCGTTCGGCCGCTTCGAATGCCAGTAAGATTCGACTGCGGATATTAAGCGCATCTTCTATGGTTTTTAGCCCCGGCGCAATATCAGACCATTGGTCATTGCCAAAATAATGGTGCTTGACTCCCGTTGCCACAACGAGGGTATCATAATGAATTTCACCATCAATTAATTTCACAACCCGGTTAGATGGATCAATATCAACTGCTTCTCCTAATATTACTGTAACGTTTTTGTGAGATTTAAGGACTGATCGCAATGGCGCGCTAATATCACCTGGAGAAAGCCCACCCGTCGCTACCTGGTAAAGGAGCGGTTGGAAAAGATGAAAATTTCGACGATCGAGTAAGGTTACACAAACAGGAGTTCGCTTTAAGAATTTCGCGGCATAAAGCCCCCCGAAACCACCACCAATAATAACAACTTGATGGGTATTTGCAGATCGATTTTTATCGTGCGCCGAGTTCAACTTTAAATGTCATTTCTTTGTCGTTTCGAATGACGACAACATCAACGATATCGCCCGGGGTTGCATCTTGTAAAGCATAAGTATAGTCATAAATATTACTGACTTCCTTCTCGCCGAACTTTATGATGATGTCCCCGCCCAGAAGGCCAGCCTTTTCAGCAGGGCCGTCTTTCGAAACGCCGGAAATCTTGAGGCCCTTGACATTTTCGGAATAATCGGGAATGGTGCCAACGTAAACCCTGAATCCACGCCTGCTTGTTTGGCGTTGCGGGATATTCACATAATCTATTTCACCGGAAGTGTTATTGACGTTTTTTGCAATGCGATAAACATATTCGATTACTTGCTGAGCGCCTGTAGAATTTATTTTATCGGCGTCATCCGAAGGCCGATGGTAATCCGGATGGGCTCCCGTAAAAAAGTGCAGCACCGGTATGGCTTTTCCATAAAATGAAGTATGATCGCTGGGCCCATAACCCTCATCATGAAATGTGAGTTTGAAATTATCGTGGTTCAATTCGTTCAGCACATCTTTCCACTTTGTTGAGGTACCGGCGCCATAAACGATGAGTTTATTCTCATCCATTCGGCCGATCATATCCATGTTGAGCATTGCGATCATTTGATCTGTCGGGACTGGTGAATTTTTCACGAAGTGCGCGGAGCCAAGTAAACCGAGCTCTTCACCCGAAAATGCAATAAAGATCATATTTCGTTTCAACATTTCTTTCTGGTCGGCAAATTTTTGCGCCAGTTCAAGTAACCCGGCAGAACCCGATGCATTGTCATCCGCACCATTATGGATCAGGATGTCCTCGCCTCGATATAATGATCCGGTCTTACCAAATCCCAGGTGATCGAAATGAGCGCCAATAACGACATATTCATCTGCAAGTTCCGGGTCATTACCCCGCAGCAGTCCCACTACATTCCTGCCGGTTTTTATTATTTCCTTGATCTCAGTTTCCAGTTTGATTTTTACATCTTTAAATACGAATGACGACGGTTGTTTGGTTTCACTACTATTTTTTTGATGTTCAGCAAAATTGAGATTCGCCTGGTGGAAAAGCTTATCGACGATAGTGCGTTTAACCTGAACAATTCCCATGGAATGAACATTGGCCGCCTGGTCATATCGCAGTTTCATTAATTTATCTTCAGAATCTTTTGGCAAATGACCATTTACGAAAATGACCGCTTTGGCGCCTTTATCCCTGGCAGTCGTTGCTTTATAACGAAATGCTGAATATTTTTCA includes the following:
- a CDS encoding NAD(P)/FAD-dependent oxidoreductase encodes the protein MNSAHDKNRSANTHQVVIIGGGFGGLYAAKFLKRTPVCVTLLDRRNFHLFQPLLYQVATGGLSPGDISAPLRSVLKSHKNVTVILGEAVDIDPSNRVVKLIDGEIHYDTLVVATGVKHHYFGNDQWSDIAPGLKTIEDALNIRSRILLAFEAAEREHDPEIRKAWQTFVLIGGGPTGVELAGALGELSRATLKHDFRNINPGDSKIILVEATDRILQSYPLNLSIQAERALTKLGVTIECNSMVTEIEPGTLHLQQKEKTVKLQTKTVLWTAGVQASSFTQKLVERTEAKADQYGRIYVQKDLSIEGYPEILVIGDSANFSHQTGNPLPGVSPVAMKQGLYAARLIRNRIAGKDVSPFKYFNKGNLAVIGRNAAVADLGFLKFHGFFAWLLWIFIHIAYLIEFDNRVLVLFQWATNYFTRKRGARLITGEYSK
- a CDS encoding M28 family peptidase, with translation MINFLVTLLSILAFSPGQLDEKKNSNPEITAAEFQKHINFLASDELEGRFTGSEGSLKAGEYIKSEFQNYGLEPFFNSDYFQEFPFVAELEITENNSLAIQFGENTNYINIVNDYTTAPFSDKLNYTGDLVFVGYGISAADLDYDDYAGVDVQDKTVLIMRYNPEYDNPHSEFEKYSAFRYKATTARDKGAKAVIFVNGHLPKDSEDKLMKLRYDQAANVHSMGIVQVKRTIVDKLFHQANLNFAEHQKNSSETKQPSSFVFKDVKIKLETEIKEIIKTGRNVVGLLRGNDPELADEYVVIGAHFDHLGFGKTGSLYRGEDILIHNGADDNASGSAGLLELAQKFADQKEMLKRNMIFIAFSGEELGLLGSAHFVKNSPVPTDQMIAMLNMDMIGRMDENKLIVYGAGTSTKWKDVLNELNHDNFKLTFHDEGYGPSDHTSFYGKAIPVLHFFTGAHPDYHRPSDDADKINSTGAQQVIEYVYRIAKNVNNTSGEIDYVNIPQRQTSRRGFRVYVGTIPDYSENVKGLKISGVSKDGPAEKAGLLGGDIIIKFGEKEVSNIYDYTYALQDATPGDIVDVVVIRNDKEMTFKVELGAR